In one Bryobacteraceae bacterium genomic region, the following are encoded:
- a CDS encoding ABC transporter permease, whose protein sequence is MAEASVRNLTFDLRHTLRRLARTPGFTLATILVLALGIGANTAIFSVINGVLLRPLPFPDAERLIGVWQTAPGVKIDDLNASLADYIAYREDSRTFADVAIWNGRSITVTEFRDPERVDGIQCSFRLFPMLGIHPALGRAFLEKDNVNGSPDVIMISHGYWRRRFGGDPKAVGRRVLVDGSPREIIGVLPPRTWFMDRTHDIVLPIRFDRNAVRLAGYNFQGIARLKPGVSIAQANADVRRMIDLELEKFPPPPGMTIQMMKDARLGPKVRPLKDDLLGDIGNTLWVVMATVGIVLLIACANVANLLLVRTESRAQELAVRAALGAGRARIARELMLESVTLALLGGALGMGFAVAVLRLVLTLSPARLPRFDLISVDASAAAFGLAVALVAGIGLGAIPVWKQLRAGLAMGLRSGGRSSSAGRERHIARNGLTVVQVALALVLLVGSGLMIRTFLSMRRVDPGFRGVDSLQTFRLSIPRDVVKTDAERRVLWQRLYESLGGIAGVTQVGAISGLPMTNARSQDPIMAKDKTYRPDQIPPLRRFITIGPGAFAALGIPLRAGREYTWTDIHEQRKVIIVSENFAREYWGAPAAAIGKQIRTHFVEGWYEIVGVAGDVRHDGVGQPAPSTVYWAPRDFGSMSVAMRTARAGGESLSNEFRKAVWSVQGALPVTEIRTMKEIFDRSMARTSFTLVLLGISGFMALLLASVGIYAVIAYHVAQRTREIGIRLALGARQSTLRLMFVRHGLLWGGIGAAVGLAGAAVLSRLMSGLLYEVRALDPLTYLAVAAMLLAVAAAASYIPARRVSRVDPIEALRAD, encoded by the coding sequence GAACCCCGGGCTTCACCCTCGCCACCATCCTCGTCCTCGCCCTCGGCATCGGCGCGAACACTGCCATCTTCAGCGTGATCAACGGCGTCCTCCTGCGGCCCCTCCCGTTCCCGGACGCCGAGCGGCTCATCGGTGTCTGGCAAACCGCCCCCGGCGTCAAGATCGACGATCTCAACGCCTCCCTCGCCGACTACATCGCCTACCGCGAGGACTCCCGCACCTTCGCCGACGTCGCCATCTGGAACGGCCGCTCCATTACCGTCACCGAGTTCCGTGATCCTGAGCGCGTCGACGGAATCCAATGCTCCTTCCGCCTTTTCCCCATGCTCGGCATCCACCCCGCCCTCGGCCGCGCTTTCCTCGAAAAGGACAACGTCAACGGCAGCCCCGACGTCATCATGATCAGCCACGGCTACTGGCGGCGGCGCTTCGGCGGCGACCCGAAAGCCGTCGGCCGCCGCGTCCTCGTCGACGGCTCGCCGCGCGAGATCATCGGCGTGCTCCCGCCCCGGACCTGGTTCATGGACCGCACTCACGACATCGTCCTGCCCATACGCTTTGACCGCAACGCCGTCCGTCTCGCCGGCTACAACTTCCAGGGCATCGCCCGCCTCAAGCCCGGCGTCTCCATCGCGCAAGCCAACGCCGATGTCCGCCGCATGATCGATCTCGAACTCGAGAAGTTCCCGCCGCCTCCTGGCATGACCATCCAGATGATGAAGGATGCGCGCCTCGGCCCCAAGGTCCGCCCGCTCAAGGACGATCTCCTCGGCGACATCGGCAACACCCTCTGGGTCGTCATGGCCACTGTCGGCATCGTGCTCCTGATCGCCTGCGCCAACGTCGCCAACCTGCTCCTCGTCCGCACCGAATCCCGCGCCCAGGAACTCGCCGTCCGCGCCGCTCTCGGGGCTGGCCGCGCTCGCATCGCGCGCGAACTTATGCTCGAAAGCGTAACGCTCGCCCTCCTTGGCGGCGCGCTCGGCATGGGCTTCGCCGTCGCTGTCCTCCGGCTCGTTCTCACACTCAGCCCTGCGCGCCTCCCGCGGTTCGACCTGATCTCGGTGGACGCCAGCGCCGCCGCCTTCGGATTGGCCGTCGCTCTGGTCGCCGGCATCGGCCTCGGCGCCATCCCCGTCTGGAAGCAACTCCGCGCCGGCCTCGCCATGGGCCTCCGCTCCGGTGGCCGCTCCTCCAGCGCGGGACGCGAACGGCACATCGCGCGCAACGGACTCACCGTCGTCCAGGTCGCCCTCGCTCTCGTCCTCCTGGTCGGCTCCGGCCTGATGATCCGGACTTTCCTCTCCATGCGCCGCGTCGATCCCGGCTTCCGCGGCGTCGATAGCCTGCAGACATTCCGCCTCTCCATCCCGCGCGACGTCGTCAAGACCGATGCCGAACGCCGCGTGCTCTGGCAGCGTCTCTACGAATCGCTCGGCGGAATCGCCGGCGTCACGCAGGTGGGCGCCATCAGCGGCCTGCCCATGACCAACGCCCGCTCCCAGGACCCCATCATGGCCAAGGACAAAACGTACCGGCCGGACCAGATCCCGCCCCTGCGCCGCTTCATCACCATCGGCCCCGGCGCCTTCGCCGCCCTCGGCATCCCGCTGCGCGCCGGCCGCGAATACACGTGGACCGACATCCACGAACAGCGCAAGGTGATCATCGTCAGCGAAAACTTCGCCCGCGAGTACTGGGGCGCGCCCGCCGCCGCCATCGGCAAGCAGATCCGGACGCACTTTGTCGAAGGCTGGTACGAAATCGTCGGCGTCGCCGGCGATGTCCGGCACGACGGCGTCGGCCAGCCCGCGCCCTCCACCGTCTACTGGGCTCCCCGCGATTTCGGCTCGATGTCGGTCGCCATGCGAACCGCCCGCGCCGGCGGCGAGTCCCTCTCCAACGAGTTCCGCAAGGCGGTGTGGAGCGTCCAAGGCGCGCTTCCGGTCACCGAAATCCGGACGATGAAGGAGATATTCGACCGTTCCATGGCCCGCACCTCGTTCACGCTCGTGCTGCTCGGCATCAGCGGTTTCATGGCGCTGTTGCTGGCCTCCGTCGGCATCTACGCCGTCATCGCGTATCACGTCGCCCAGCGCACCCGCGAAATCGGCATCCGGCTCGCGCTCGGCGCGCGGCAGAGCACCCTGCGTCTTATGTTCGTTCGCCATGGCCTCCTCTGGGGAGGCATCGGCGCCGCCGTCGGATTGGCCGGAGCGGCCGTGCTCTCCCGTCTCATGTCCGGCCTGCTCTACGAAGTCCGCGCGCTCGATCCGCTCACCTACCTTGCCGTGGCCGCCATGCTGCTTGCGGTTGCCGCCGCCGCCAGCTACATCCCGGCGCGGCGCGTCTCCCGCGTGGACCCCATCGAAGCCCTCCGCGCGGACTGA